Proteins encoded by one window of Arachis ipaensis cultivar K30076 chromosome B04, Araip1.1, whole genome shotgun sequence:
- the LOC107637586 gene encoding uncharacterized protein LOC107637586 — MLYKHFFLQIPSSYKVYTLPSSKYLLGNPLAPFCCLLHTQSIKQHSNHNTMSLLTEEIKAKAEMYYGDRVCRQKFSLLLAEIGLPDGLLTIQDIEECGYVKEEGFVWLKLEEKKEHKFDKHNIVVCYDTIVTAHVEPNKIKNLTGVKAKDFLLWFTLTEIHVKGEEGSQQGPVITFKSLVGLSMSFPVSLFMAGNEAIEEAKQDKWWRMFKL; from the coding sequence ATGCTCTATAAACACTTTTTTCTACAAATTCCCAGCTCCTACAAGGTATATACCCTTCCAAGTTCCAAATACTTGCTAGGCAACCCACTTGCACCCTTTTGTTGCCTACTACACACACAATCCATCAAACAACATTCCAATCACAATACAATGTCTCTGTTAACAGAGGAGATTAAGGCCAAGGCAGAGATGTATTATGGCGACCGAGTTTGTCGCCAGAAGTTCTCTCTGTTGTTGGCCGAAATAGGCCTACCGGACGGCCTACTAACCATTCAGGACATCGAGGAGTGCGGCTACGTCAAAGAAGAAGGCTTTGTTTGGCTCAAGCTTGAGGAGAAAAAGGAGCACAAGTTTGACAAACACAACATAGTTGTGTGCTATGACACAATTGTCACTGCACATGTTGAGCCAAACAAGATCAAGAACCTCACTGGCGTGAAGGCCAAGGATTTCTTGCTTTGGTTCACTTTGACTGAGATTCATGTCAAAGGGGAAGAAGGATCACAACAGGGGCCTGTCATCACTTTCAAGTCACTAGTTGGTTTGTCTATGTCTTTTCCTGTTTCATTGTTCATGGCAGGAAATGAAGCAATAGAAGAAGCAAAGCAAGACAAATGGTGGAGAATGTTCAAACTATAA
- the LOC107638879 gene encoding DUF724 domain-containing protein 3 isoform X2 — protein sequence MLHFKKGEAVEATHPKNPDNRNRLYPASVLRATNNNRLLLQYHTLFSDHPPNNPLRYSLPLSCVRPKLPDLLNPWFKVGDPVDAYCHSHGGAAWCSATVDDILENSRYAVSFWDEKGNVNTERAVIEQCRMRPHREWVHGYWVPPLPSQMDNNIQYTSSKPKKLKADETYKPPEMVSMTNTGNLRFKIKYSRRPLKESKFKKGRMVEVRDEDEGYKGAWFVATIVSSVGKDMFLVEYRDLLADDGTHQLLQEVVYEKFIRPCPPEVPSVSSFKQFQEVDAWYNDAWWEGVVLAVVNSSECFVSFMHNDVLRFESSKLRPHQDWFDGKWVMASKGSRELTKKFGDVMSKAKNLTGNKIILKCLKSLEPEPEQMPRILMSGSRNSSIQFASHLYKGAKVEVRSDEEGYQGAWYTAIIVNSLQNGKYVVEYLTLKTNDLTEQLREEADASDIRPVPPDIQHRHRYVLREWVDAWYNDGWWKGQVCGFACFRYSVYFWPTKEQLEFEHCHLRPHQEWIDGRWVHA from the exons ATGTTGCATTTCAAGAAGGGCGAGGCAGTGGAGGCCACCCACCCTAAAAACCCAGACAACCGTAACCGTCTCTACCCTGCATCCGTTCTCCGCGCCACCAACAATAACCGCCTCCTCCTCCAGTACCACACTCTCTTCTCCGACCACCCTCCCAACAACCCCCTCCGCTATTCACTCCCCCTCTCTTGCGTCAGGCCCAAGCTTCCCGACCTCCTCAACCCCTGGTTCAAGGTTGGCGATCCCGTCGACGCATACTGCCACTCTCACGGCGGCGCTGCCTGGTGCTCCGCTACTGTCGACGATATCCTCGAGAACTCCAGGTATGCGGTGTCGTTTTGGGATGAGAAGGGGAATGTAAACACGGAGCGTGCGGTTATTGAACAATGCAGGATGCGCCCTCACCGTGAATGGGTCCATGGATACTGGGTCCCACCTCTTCCGTCTCAAATG GATAACAATATCCAATATACATCAAGCAAGCCAAAGAAACTCAAAGCTGACGAAACCTATAAG CCACCTGAGATGGTGTCGATGACGAATACAGgaaatttaagatttaagatCAAATATAGCAGGAGACCATTAAAAGAGTCAAAGTTTAAAAAAGGCAGAATGGTGGAAGTCAGGGATGAGGATGAAGGTTACAAAGGTGCTTGGTTCGTTGCTACTATTGTTAGCTCAGTAGGAAAAGACATGTTTCTTGTAGAATATAGGGACCTCTTAGCAGATGATGGAACTCATCAGCTCTTGCAAGAAGTCGTCTATGAAAAATTCATAAGGCCCTGTCCACCTGAAGTTCCCTCTGTTAGCTCTTTCAAACAGTTTCAAGAGGTTGATGCATGGTATAATGATGCTTGGTGGGAAGGCGTGGTTCTTGCAGTGGTAAATAGCAGCGAGTGTTTTGTTTCTTTCATGCACAACGATGTTTTGAGATTTGAAAGTTCCAAGCTAAGACCTCACCAAGACTGGTTTGATGGAAAATGGGTCATGGCATCTAAG GGGTCAAGAGAACTGACAAAGAAGTTTGGAGATGTGATGTCAAAAGCCAAGAATCTCACTGGTAATAAAATAATCTTGAAATGTCTGAAATCTCTCGAGCCAGAGCCGGAACAGATGCCAAGAATTCTAATGTCAGGGTCCAGGAACAGCAGCATTCAATTTGCATCGCATTTATATAAAGGTGCAAAGGTAGAAGTCAGGAGTGATGAAGAAGGTTACCAAGGTGCCTGGTACACTGCCATCATTGTTAACTCTTTACAGAACGGCAAGTATGTGGTGGAGTATCTCACCCTGAAAACTAACGACTTAACCGAACAACTGAGAGAGGAAGCAGATGCTTCAGATATCAGGCCAGTTCCACCAGACATTCAACATCGCCATCGCTATGTGCTGCGTGAATGGGTTGACGCTTGGTATAACGACGGATGGTGGAAAGGCCAGGTATGCGGTTTCGCTTGCTTCAGGTATAGTGTTTACTTTTGGCCTACAAAGGAGCAGCTGGAATTTGAACATTGTCATCTAAGGCCTCACCAAGAATGGATTGATGGAAGATGGGTACATGCTTGA
- the LOC107638879 gene encoding DUF724 domain-containing protein 3 isoform X1 translates to MLHFKKGEAVEATHPKNPDNRNRLYPASVLRATNNNRLLLQYHTLFSDHPPNNPLRYSLPLSCVRPKLPDLLNPWFKVGDPVDAYCHSHGGAAWCSATVDDILENSRYAVSFWDEKGNVNTERAVIEQCRMRPHREWVHGYWVPPLPSQMDNNIQYTSSKPKKLKADETYKEQPPEMVSMTNTGNLRFKIKYSRRPLKESKFKKGRMVEVRDEDEGYKGAWFVATIVSSVGKDMFLVEYRDLLADDGTHQLLQEVVYEKFIRPCPPEVPSVSSFKQFQEVDAWYNDAWWEGVVLAVVNSSECFVSFMHNDVLRFESSKLRPHQDWFDGKWVMASKGSRELTKKFGDVMSKAKNLTGNKIILKCLKSLEPEPEQMPRILMSGSRNSSIQFASHLYKGAKVEVRSDEEGYQGAWYTAIIVNSLQNGKYVVEYLTLKTNDLTEQLREEADASDIRPVPPDIQHRHRYVLREWVDAWYNDGWWKGQVCGFACFRYSVYFWPTKEQLEFEHCHLRPHQEWIDGRWVHA, encoded by the exons ATGTTGCATTTCAAGAAGGGCGAGGCAGTGGAGGCCACCCACCCTAAAAACCCAGACAACCGTAACCGTCTCTACCCTGCATCCGTTCTCCGCGCCACCAACAATAACCGCCTCCTCCTCCAGTACCACACTCTCTTCTCCGACCACCCTCCCAACAACCCCCTCCGCTATTCACTCCCCCTCTCTTGCGTCAGGCCCAAGCTTCCCGACCTCCTCAACCCCTGGTTCAAGGTTGGCGATCCCGTCGACGCATACTGCCACTCTCACGGCGGCGCTGCCTGGTGCTCCGCTACTGTCGACGATATCCTCGAGAACTCCAGGTATGCGGTGTCGTTTTGGGATGAGAAGGGGAATGTAAACACGGAGCGTGCGGTTATTGAACAATGCAGGATGCGCCCTCACCGTGAATGGGTCCATGGATACTGGGTCCCACCTCTTCCGTCTCAAATG GATAACAATATCCAATATACATCAAGCAAGCCAAAGAAACTCAAAGCTGACGAAACCTATAAG GAGCAGCCACCTGAGATGGTGTCGATGACGAATACAGgaaatttaagatttaagatCAAATATAGCAGGAGACCATTAAAAGAGTCAAAGTTTAAAAAAGGCAGAATGGTGGAAGTCAGGGATGAGGATGAAGGTTACAAAGGTGCTTGGTTCGTTGCTACTATTGTTAGCTCAGTAGGAAAAGACATGTTTCTTGTAGAATATAGGGACCTCTTAGCAGATGATGGAACTCATCAGCTCTTGCAAGAAGTCGTCTATGAAAAATTCATAAGGCCCTGTCCACCTGAAGTTCCCTCTGTTAGCTCTTTCAAACAGTTTCAAGAGGTTGATGCATGGTATAATGATGCTTGGTGGGAAGGCGTGGTTCTTGCAGTGGTAAATAGCAGCGAGTGTTTTGTTTCTTTCATGCACAACGATGTTTTGAGATTTGAAAGTTCCAAGCTAAGACCTCACCAAGACTGGTTTGATGGAAAATGGGTCATGGCATCTAAG GGGTCAAGAGAACTGACAAAGAAGTTTGGAGATGTGATGTCAAAAGCCAAGAATCTCACTGGTAATAAAATAATCTTGAAATGTCTGAAATCTCTCGAGCCAGAGCCGGAACAGATGCCAAGAATTCTAATGTCAGGGTCCAGGAACAGCAGCATTCAATTTGCATCGCATTTATATAAAGGTGCAAAGGTAGAAGTCAGGAGTGATGAAGAAGGTTACCAAGGTGCCTGGTACACTGCCATCATTGTTAACTCTTTACAGAACGGCAAGTATGTGGTGGAGTATCTCACCCTGAAAACTAACGACTTAACCGAACAACTGAGAGAGGAAGCAGATGCTTCAGATATCAGGCCAGTTCCACCAGACATTCAACATCGCCATCGCTATGTGCTGCGTGAATGGGTTGACGCTTGGTATAACGACGGATGGTGGAAAGGCCAGGTATGCGGTTTCGCTTGCTTCAGGTATAGTGTTTACTTTTGGCCTACAAAGGAGCAGCTGGAATTTGAACATTGTCATCTAAGGCCTCACCAAGAATGGATTGATGGAAGATGGGTACATGCTTGA